In the Candidatus Binatia bacterium genome, one interval contains:
- a CDS encoding MFS transporter, translated as MPTPAPEQGRRPWWSWIFFWVPVPEGITHAQWVMLGALGATYLVNSYDLGILNLALPQIQAGFALPEDQVGRLAAIVRLGVLPALLISVLADRIGRRRLLLMTIIGFTLATFFTAFTRTAAEFAVLQFLARTFVYAEDMLAIVVVTEELDAHARGWGIGLMIAFGALGHGFSALMFSLVTLLPFGWRALYFFGAFPMLIVAWLRRSVRETQRFEAARARRAGTEPPSFGRPLVRLLARHPGRVAAISAALIPVAFASGTAIQFQSKFLQATHGYSPAQVSALFLCGGPLAMTGGLLFGRASDRFGRRPVLAAAIVFNTLATIVFYNADGIVVPLVWIVTIFTQFGVDVLFSALGSELFATSWRSTASGVRSIVSTLAIASGLAFEGLLYTALGSHAAAITAMAGFALAGPVILLALVPETAGRVLEEIAPDED; from the coding sequence ATGCCGACGCCGGCGCCCGAGCAAGGACGCCGGCCGTGGTGGTCGTGGATCTTCTTCTGGGTGCCGGTGCCCGAAGGGATCACCCACGCGCAGTGGGTGATGCTCGGCGCCCTCGGGGCGACGTACCTCGTCAATTCCTACGATCTCGGGATCCTGAACCTCGCGCTGCCGCAGATCCAGGCCGGGTTCGCGCTGCCGGAGGACCAGGTCGGGCGCCTGGCGGCGATCGTCCGCCTCGGCGTGCTGCCGGCGTTGCTGATCAGCGTGCTGGCCGACCGCATCGGCCGGCGTCGCCTGCTGCTGATGACGATCATCGGCTTCACGCTGGCGACGTTCTTCACTGCGTTCACGCGCACCGCCGCCGAGTTCGCGGTGCTGCAGTTCCTCGCGCGTACCTTCGTCTACGCCGAGGACATGCTCGCGATCGTCGTCGTCACCGAAGAGCTCGATGCGCATGCGCGCGGCTGGGGAATCGGCCTGATGATCGCCTTCGGCGCTCTCGGCCACGGGTTCTCGGCTCTGATGTTCTCGCTGGTGACGCTGCTGCCGTTCGGCTGGCGCGCGCTGTATTTCTTCGGGGCATTCCCGATGCTGATCGTCGCGTGGCTGCGCCGGTCGGTACGCGAGACTCAGCGATTCGAAGCCGCGCGGGCACGGCGCGCAGGAACGGAGCCGCCGTCGTTCGGCCGGCCCCTCGTGCGCCTGCTGGCCAGGCATCCGGGCCGAGTTGCCGCCATTTCGGCTGCGCTGATCCCGGTTGCGTTCGCGAGCGGCACCGCGATCCAGTTCCAGTCGAAGTTCCTGCAGGCCACCCACGGCTATTCGCCCGCCCAGGTCAGCGCGCTGTTCCTCTGCGGAGGCCCGCTGGCCATGACCGGCGGCCTGCTGTTCGGGCGCGCGAGCGACCGCTTCGGCAGGCGCCCGGTGCTCGCTGCGGCGATCGTGTTCAATACGCTGGCGACGATCGTGTTCTACAATGCGGACGGGATCGTCGTGCCGCTGGTGTGGATCGTCACGATCTTCACGCAGTTCGGCGTCGACGTGCTGTTCAGCGCGCTCGGCAGCGAGCTGTTCGCGACGTCGTGGCGCTCGACGGCCTCCGGCGTGCGCAGCATCGTCTCGACGCTGGCCATCGCGTCGGGCCTGGCATTCGAAGGCCTGCTGTACACGGCGCTCGGCAGTCATGCGGCCGCGATCACTGCGATGGCGGGCTTCGCACTTGCCGGGCCGGTGATCCTTCTCGCACTGGTGCCGGAGACTGCCGGCAGGGTTCTCGAGGAAATCGCACCCGACGAGGACTGA
- the ilvD gene encoding dihydroxy-acid dehydratase, with protein MTTTTGLNRNSRTITDGDERAPNRSMLRAVGFRDEDFGKPIIGVASAQSDITPCNAGLGELAVRAASGIHASGGMPQTFGTITVSDGISMGTEGMKCSLVSREVIADSIETVCRAQMMDGILAVGGCDKNMPGAMIAMARLDIPAVFVYGGTIKPGHLEGCDLTVVSVFEAVGELGAGRISRERFGAVERAAIPGKGSCGGMYTANTMSSAFEALGMSLPGSSTMAAEDDEKADSAEASGIALLECVRRQLTPRKIMTKKAFENAIAVVFAVGGSTNAVLHLLAIAHAAGVDLALDDFERIRLKVPVIADLKPSGRYVATDLHRVGGIPLVMRMLLDRGLIHGDCMTIIGKTIAENLALAPSAPPAGQEIVVSLDDPIYAQGHLAVLRGNLASEGAVAKISGLASVKITGPARVFDSEEDAMRAILNDRIRRGDVLVIRYEGPRGGPGMREMLAPTSAIIGKGLGDAVGLITDGRFSGGTFGLVVGHVAPEAAVGGTIALVHEGDTITIDAERTLLELHVGEQELAERRNAWRAPAPRYTTGVLAKYAKLVSSASLGAVTD; from the coding sequence ATGACGACGACCACTGGACTGAACAGGAACAGCCGCACGATCACCGACGGCGACGAGCGGGCGCCCAACCGCTCGATGCTGCGCGCCGTCGGGTTTCGCGACGAGGATTTCGGCAAGCCGATCATCGGCGTGGCCAGCGCCCAGAGCGACATCACGCCGTGCAACGCCGGCCTCGGCGAGCTGGCAGTGCGCGCCGCATCGGGAATCCACGCCAGCGGCGGAATGCCGCAGACTTTCGGCACGATCACGGTCAGCGACGGCATCTCGATGGGTACCGAGGGAATGAAATGCTCCCTCGTCAGCCGCGAGGTGATCGCCGATTCGATCGAGACGGTCTGCCGGGCGCAGATGATGGACGGAATCCTGGCGGTCGGCGGCTGCGACAAGAACATGCCCGGCGCGATGATCGCGATGGCACGCCTCGATATTCCTGCGGTGTTCGTCTACGGCGGCACGATCAAGCCCGGCCACCTCGAAGGCTGTGACCTCACGGTCGTCAGCGTGTTCGAGGCCGTCGGCGAGCTCGGCGCCGGCCGCATCTCGCGAGAGCGTTTCGGCGCAGTCGAGCGCGCAGCGATTCCAGGCAAGGGATCCTGCGGCGGAATGTACACTGCCAACACGATGAGCAGTGCCTTCGAGGCTCTCGGCATGAGCCTGCCCGGTTCTTCGACGATGGCGGCCGAGGACGATGAAAAGGCCGACAGCGCCGAAGCCAGCGGCATCGCGCTGCTCGAGTGCGTGCGCCGCCAGCTCACGCCCCGAAAGATCATGACGAAGAAGGCGTTCGAGAATGCCATCGCGGTGGTCTTTGCCGTCGGCGGCTCGACCAACGCCGTGCTGCACCTTCTCGCCATTGCCCACGCTGCCGGCGTCGATCTCGCTCTCGACGATTTCGAGCGCATCCGTCTCAAGGTTCCGGTCATCGCCGACCTCAAGCCTTCGGGCCGCTACGTCGCCACCGACCTGCACCGCGTCGGCGGCATTCCGCTGGTGATGCGCATGTTGCTCGACCGCGGACTGATCCACGGCGACTGCATGACGATCATCGGGAAGACGATCGCCGAGAACCTGGCTTTGGCGCCGTCGGCTCCGCCTGCCGGTCAGGAAATCGTCGTCTCGCTCGACGATCCGATTTACGCGCAGGGGCACCTGGCGGTGCTTCGCGGCAACCTCGCCAGCGAAGGGGCGGTCGCCAAGATCAGCGGGCTTGCCAGTGTGAAGATCACCGGCCCCGCGCGCGTGTTCGACTCCGAGGAAGACGCGATGCGTGCGATCCTCAACGACAGGATCCGCCGCGGCGACGTGCTCGTGATCCGTTACGAGGGCCCGCGCGGCGGGCCCGGCATGCGCGAAATGCTCGCTCCGACTTCTGCAATCATCGGAAAGGGTCTCGGCGACGCAGTGGGTCTGATCACCGACGGGCGCTTTTCCGGCGGAACGTTCGGGCTCGTCGTCGGGCACGTCGCACCCGAAGCGGCTGTCGGCGGGACGATTGCGCTGGTGCACGAAGGCGACACGATCACCATCGATGCCGAGCGCACGCTGCTCGAGCTGCACGTCGGCGAACAGGAGCTTGCCGAGCGCCGCAACGCGTGGCGGGCTCCTGCGCCGCGCTACACCACCGGTGTGCTCGCCAAGTACGCGAAGCTGGTTTCCAGCGCCTCGCTCGGCGCCGTGACCGACTGA
- a CDS encoding antibiotic biosynthesis monooxygenase, with the protein MFVVTNRIPVAEGFEADFEERFRKRTHLIDRSPGFVKNLILKPVRRRFDHATGQMVESPERGFYLVQTYWQSEQAFWDWTQSESFRIAHSNRPPAGMFSGSSVLEVHEIIQSTEAVADVA; encoded by the coding sequence ATGTTCGTCGTGACCAACCGCATTCCCGTTGCCGAAGGGTTCGAAGCCGATTTCGAAGAGCGCTTCCGCAAGCGCACGCACCTGATCGACCGCTCTCCGGGCTTCGTCAAGAACCTCATCCTGAAGCCGGTGCGGCGCCGCTTCGATCACGCGACCGGCCAGATGGTGGAGTCGCCCGAGCGGGGCTTTTACCTCGTGCAGACGTACTGGCAGAGCGAGCAGGCTTTCTGGGACTGGACGCAGAGCGAGAGCTTCCGCATCGCCCATTCCAACCGCCCGCCGGCCGGCATGTTCTCGGGCTCGAGCGTGCTCGAAGTCCACGAGATCATCCAGTCTACCGAGGCCGTAGCCGACGTAGCCTGA
- a CDS encoding 3-deoxy-7-phosphoheptulonate synthase, which yields MNEDLVDTNVTELSPLRSPRQIKALLALGDAAAATVRSARRELRDILHGRDRRRLAVVVGPCSIHDPKAAIEYAERLRRAAAPLRGQLMVVMRTYFEKPRTTVGWKGLVNDPDLDGSCDIDRGLELARRLLLEINEMGVPCGTEVLDPVTPQYLGDVVAWAAIGARTTESQTHREMASGLSMPVGFKNGTDGGLDIALHAMISAGHPHSFLGIDADGATAVVRTRGNRDRHIVLRGGGGRTNHGAADIAHAAEHVAGEGIARPVMVDCSHGNSSKDFRRQGGVARDVARSFVAGEERVMGLLVESNLVEGSQQWHKESLRYGVSITDACIGWDETEALLGELGAAVESAQRRRACA from the coding sequence ATGAATGAAGACCTGGTCGATACCAACGTAACCGAGCTGTCGCCACTGAGGTCGCCGCGCCAGATCAAGGCGCTGCTTGCGCTCGGGGACGCAGCGGCCGCGACGGTACGTAGCGCGCGCCGCGAGCTGCGCGACATCCTTCACGGGCGCGACCGCCGCCGCCTGGCCGTCGTCGTAGGCCCGTGCTCGATCCACGATCCGAAAGCCGCGATCGAATATGCAGAGCGACTGCGCCGGGCAGCCGCGCCGCTTCGCGGGCAGTTGATGGTCGTCATGCGCACTTACTTCGAGAAACCGCGCACGACAGTAGGATGGAAAGGCCTCGTCAACGATCCGGATCTCGATGGAAGCTGCGATATCGACCGCGGGCTCGAGCTGGCGCGGCGCCTGCTGCTCGAGATCAACGAGATGGGCGTGCCGTGCGGCACCGAGGTGCTCGATCCGGTGACGCCGCAATACCTCGGGGACGTCGTTGCATGGGCTGCCATCGGTGCGCGCACGACCGAGAGCCAGACCCACCGCGAGATGGCCAGCGGGCTTTCGATGCCGGTCGGCTTCAAGAACGGCACCGACGGCGGGCTCGACATCGCGCTGCACGCGATGATCTCGGCCGGGCACCCGCATTCTTTCCTCGGCATCGATGCCGACGGCGCGACGGCGGTGGTACGCACGCGCGGCAATCGCGACCGGCACATCGTGCTGCGCGGCGGTGGAGGCCGGACCAACCACGGCGCGGCCGACATCGCCCACGCTGCCGAGCACGTAGCAGGCGAGGGGATCGCAAGACCGGTGATGGTAGACTGCTCGCACGGCAATTCGTCGAAGGATTTCCGCCGCCAGGGCGGTGTGGCGCGAGACGTTGCACGCTCGTTCGTTGCCGGCGAAGAGCGCGTAATGGGCCTCCTCGTCGAGAGCAATCTCGTCGAGGGCAGCCAGCAGTGGCACAAGGAGTCGCTGCGCTACGGCGTCTCGATCACCGACGCGTGCATCGGATGGGACGAGACCGAGGCGCTGCTCGGCGAGCTGGGTGCGGCTGTCGAATCGGCGCAGCGTCGACGCGCCTGCGCCTGA
- the sufT gene encoding putative Fe-S cluster assembly protein SufT — MENIELIRACEAVKIPQGDRVTLAAGTEIYLSQSLGGSFTVQAPAYGGLFRIAGRDADALGKEMPAEAKLLESGEGDIDALVEAALKTCYDPEIPVNIVDLGLVYDTRISDLPEGGYRVDVKMTLTAQGCGMGGAIAGDAEDKLRSIPSVRDASVRVVWDPPWTAHMISDEGRRKLGI; from the coding sequence ATGGAAAACATCGAGCTCATTCGCGCGTGCGAGGCAGTCAAAATCCCCCAGGGAGACCGGGTGACGCTGGCCGCCGGCACCGAGATCTATCTCAGCCAGTCGCTCGGCGGATCTTTCACCGTGCAGGCGCCGGCCTACGGCGGCCTGTTCCGCATTGCCGGCCGCGATGCCGATGCGCTCGGAAAGGAAATGCCTGCCGAGGCAAAGCTGCTCGAGTCGGGTGAAGGCGACATCGATGCGCTCGTCGAGGCTGCGCTCAAGACCTGCTACGACCCGGAAATTCCGGTCAACATCGTCGATCTCGGCCTCGTCTACGACACGCGCATCAGCGATCTTCCCGAAGGCGGCTACCGCGTCGACGTCAAGATGACGCTGACGGCGCAAGGCTGCGGAATGGGCGGCGCGATCGCCGGCGATGCCGAGGACAAGCTTCGCTCGATCCCGTCGGTGCGCGACGCCAGCGTCCGCGTCGTCTGGGATCCACCGTGGACGGCGCACATGATCTCCGACGAGGGACGCCGCAAGCTCGGCATTTAG
- the moaA gene encoding GTP 3',8-cyclase MoaA, whose translation MSSQTASDPPRDLFARPLRDLRISVTDRCNFRCPYCMPAEIYGERYEFLPRPEILTFEEIERLARLFAQLGAEKIRLTGGEPLLRSELHELVRRLAAIESVRDVTLTTNGVLLAEQAARLRRAGLRRVTVSLDSLDPEVFRRMSGNRSGPDVVLAAIDAARAAGLAPIKVNCVVQRGMNDDTIVDLASHFRGSGTIVRFIEYMDVGTLNRWDAADVVGAREIVERIAAAFPLEPVAANYRGEVARRYRYLDGSGEIGIISSVTQPFCGDCSRARLTTDGHFVTCLFAAGGIDLKTPLRHGATDSDLVSLMRSVWTSRGDRYSEERATRRQGGRKIQMFQIGG comes from the coding sequence ATGTCTTCCCAGACCGCCAGCGACCCCCCGCGCGACCTGTTCGCGCGGCCCCTGCGCGATCTTCGCATCTCGGTCACCGACCGCTGCAACTTCCGCTGCCCGTACTGCATGCCGGCCGAAATCTACGGAGAACGCTACGAGTTCCTGCCGCGCCCGGAGATCCTGACGTTCGAGGAGATCGAGCGCCTCGCGCGCCTGTTTGCGCAGCTGGGCGCCGAAAAGATCCGCCTGACCGGCGGGGAGCCCCTTCTGCGCTCCGAGCTCCACGAGCTGGTTCGCCGCCTGGCGGCGATCGAGTCGGTGCGCGACGTCACGCTGACCACCAACGGGGTGCTGCTGGCCGAGCAGGCCGCGCGCCTGCGCCGCGCGGGACTGAGGCGCGTGACCGTCAGCCTCGACAGCCTCGATCCGGAGGTCTTCCGCCGCATGAGCGGCAACCGCTCCGGTCCCGACGTCGTGCTCGCGGCAATCGATGCCGCGCGCGCTGCCGGGCTTGCGCCGATCAAGGTCAACTGCGTCGTGCAGCGCGGAATGAACGACGACACCATCGTCGATCTTGCGTCGCACTTTCGCGGCAGCGGCACCATCGTGCGTTTCATCGAATACATGGACGTCGGGACGCTGAACCGGTGGGATGCGGCCGATGTCGTCGGCGCACGCGAGATCGTCGAACGCATCGCCGCGGCGTTCCCTCTCGAGCCGGTGGCAGCGAACTATCGCGGCGAAGTCGCGCGCCGTTACCGTTACCTCGACGGCAGCGGCGAGATCGGGATCATCTCGTCGGTCACCCAGCCGTTCTGCGGCGACTGCTCGCGGGCGCGCCTTACCACCGACGGGCATTTCGTGACGTGCCTGTTCGCCGCCGGCGGCATCGACCTGAAGACGCCGCTTCGCCACGGCGCCACCGACAGCGACCTCGTCTCGCTGATGCGAAGCGTCTGGACCAGCCGCGGCGACCGTTACTCCGAAGAGCGCGCGACCCGGCGCCAGGGCGGACGCAAGATCCAGATGTTCCAGATCGGCGGGTGA
- a CDS encoding cytochrome P450 — translation MENPDIFKPHADALEAARADARRQSLATLNVANRDLFLTDTVLPYLERLRREAPIHRCPESEFGPYWSVTRFDDIKAIELDWEHFSSEPSIVLFDGLEGRSDTMRELSSFITMDPPRHTVQRKAVRPSVSPAQVRQMEDLIRQRAGAVLDSLPIGEEFNWVERVSIELTTQMLATLFRFPFEDRHKLTRWSDVTTAVPGDGIIDSWDQREAELNDCLQTFLRLWDERAAAPPDFDLLSMLAHAPATADMNTRPLELLGNLVLLIVGGNDTTRNSMTGGVLALNEFPGEYARLRANHDLVPNMVDEMVRWQTPLAYMRRTVTSDLEYGGAKMRQGDKVVLWYLSANRDESVFPNGDLLQIDRENAREQLSFGTGIHFCVGAHLGRLQLRVLWEEILKRFSRVEVTAAPTRIRSNFVRGYSKLPVRLHAA, via the coding sequence ATGGAAAATCCCGATATCTTCAAGCCTCACGCCGATGCGCTCGAGGCGGCGCGGGCAGACGCCCGGCGGCAGTCGCTGGCCACGCTGAACGTTGCCAACCGCGACCTCTTTCTCACCGACACGGTGCTGCCGTATCTCGAGCGCCTGCGGCGCGAGGCGCCCATTCACCGTTGTCCCGAAAGCGAGTTCGGGCCGTACTGGTCGGTCACGCGCTTCGACGACATCAAGGCCATCGAGCTCGACTGGGAGCACTTCTCGTCCGAGCCGAGCATCGTGCTGTTCGACGGCCTCGAAGGTCGTTCCGACACGATGAGGGAGCTCAGCAGCTTCATCACGATGGACCCGCCGCGGCACACCGTGCAGCGCAAGGCCGTACGACCGAGTGTCTCGCCTGCGCAGGTGCGACAGATGGAAGACCTGATCCGCCAGCGCGCGGGAGCGGTGCTCGACTCGCTGCCGATCGGCGAAGAGTTCAACTGGGTGGAACGGGTGTCGATCGAGCTGACGACGCAGATGCTCGCGACGCTGTTTCGTTTTCCCTTCGAGGATCGCCACAAGCTGACGCGGTGGTCCGACGTCACGACGGCGGTCCCGGGCGACGGCATCATCGATTCGTGGGACCAGCGCGAGGCCGAGCTCAACGACTGCCTGCAGACGTTCCTGCGCCTGTGGGACGAACGCGCGGCGGCGCCGCCGGATTTCGACCTTCTCTCGATGCTGGCGCACGCGCCGGCGACGGCGGACATGAACACGCGTCCCCTCGAGCTGCTCGGCAACCTCGTGCTGCTGATCGTCGGCGGCAACGATACGACGCGCAATTCGATGACCGGTGGAGTGCTGGCCCTCAACGAGTTCCCCGGGGAGTACGCCAGGCTTCGAGCCAACCACGACCTCGTTCCCAACATGGTCGACGAGATGGTCCGCTGGCAGACTCCGCTGGCCTACATGCGGCGAACCGTCACGAGCGACCTCGAGTACGGCGGTGCGAAGATGCGCCAGGGCGACAAGGTCGTGCTCTGGTATCTTTCGGCCAATCGCGACGAGTCCGTCTTCCCGAACGGCGATCTCCTCCAGATCGACCGGGAGAACGCCCGCGAACAGCTTTCGTTCGGAACGGGAATCCACTTCTGCGTCGGCGCACACCTCGGGCGCCTGCAGCTTCGCGTGCTCTGGGAAGAGATCCTCAAGCGCTTCTCCCGCGTCGAGGTCACGGCAGCGCCCACGCGGATACGTTCGAACTTCGTGCGCGGCTACTCGAAGCTGCCCGTGCGGCTGCACGCAGCCTGA
- a CDS encoding isovaleryl-CoA dehydrogenase → MEPPKNSSEARYMASTHEVTNVSCELADYNMYLQDAALKEAVKREGAAWADGELTRLGATCGSAEHLELGVLANRNPPELDTHDRFGNRVDLVRFHPAYHALMRFSIENGLHSSHWTRPGAGAQVARAAGFYMQSQVEAGHGCPITMTSAAIPSLRTTPEVAREWEPRITARVYDPRNVPDREKQGLTIGMAMTEKQGGSDVRANTTRAYPLGQPGAGQPYELVGHKYFVSAPMCDAFLVLAQAPGGLSCFLLPRWKPDGTKNPLQVIRLKRKMGNVSNASSETELRGALAWMLGEEGRGVRTIIEMVAMTRFDCMIGSSGGQRAAASQALHHCAHRAAFGQVLSRQPLMQNVLADLALESEGSIALTMRIGRALDHREDPHEDLLARVVTAVGKYWICKRTPNHAYEAMECIGGSGVMEDSPMPRLLRESPINAIWEGSGNIQCLDVLRAMKNTPNVLEAFFAELGRARGADATLDRYVADLRDEFSDMGDIEYRARDLVGRMALALQASLLAQHAPPFVADAFCASRLGGGEHHNYGSLARGVDCAAIIERATPLAG, encoded by the coding sequence ATGGAACCCCCGAAGAACTCGAGTGAAGCGCGGTACATGGCGAGCACGCACGAAGTCACGAACGTCTCGTGCGAGCTGGCCGATTACAACATGTACCTGCAGGACGCCGCGCTCAAAGAAGCGGTAAAGCGGGAGGGCGCCGCGTGGGCCGACGGGGAGCTTACGCGGCTCGGCGCCACGTGCGGATCGGCCGAGCACCTCGAGCTCGGCGTTCTCGCCAACCGCAACCCTCCCGAGCTCGACACTCACGATCGCTTCGGCAACCGCGTCGATCTCGTCCGCTTTCATCCCGCGTACCACGCGCTCATGCGCTTCTCGATCGAGAACGGGCTGCATTCTTCCCACTGGACGAGGCCGGGAGCGGGCGCCCAGGTTGCGCGCGCCGCGGGATTCTACATGCAGAGCCAGGTCGAAGCCGGACACGGCTGCCCGATCACGATGACATCGGCGGCGATCCCTTCGCTCAGGACGACGCCCGAGGTCGCACGCGAGTGGGAGCCGCGCATCACGGCGCGTGTCTACGATCCACGAAACGTGCCGGACCGCGAAAAGCAGGGCCTTACGATCGGCATGGCGATGACCGAGAAGCAGGGCGGCTCGGACGTGCGCGCGAACACGACGCGCGCGTATCCGCTCGGCCAGCCCGGCGCCGGACAACCGTACGAGCTCGTCGGCCACAAGTATTTCGTTTCCGCGCCGATGTGCGATGCCTTCCTCGTGCTCGCGCAGGCGCCGGGCGGCCTGTCGTGCTTCCTGCTGCCGCGCTGGAAGCCGGACGGCACGAAGAACCCGCTGCAGGTCATTCGCCTCAAGCGCAAGATGGGCAACGTCTCCAACGCGAGCAGCGAAACGGAGCTGCGCGGTGCGCTGGCGTGGATGCTCGGCGAAGAGGGCCGGGGAGTTCGCACGATCATCGAGATGGTCGCGATGACGCGCTTCGACTGCATGATCGGATCCTCCGGCGGCCAGCGCGCTGCGGCCTCCCAGGCTCTGCACCACTGCGCCCACCGCGCGGCGTTCGGCCAGGTGCTGAGCCGCCAGCCGCTGATGCAGAATGTGCTTGCCGACCTCGCGCTCGAAAGCGAGGGATCGATTGCACTGACGATGCGTATCGGCCGCGCGCTGGACCACCGCGAAGATCCGCACGAGGACCTGCTGGCGCGAGTGGTCACCGCGGTCGGAAAATACTGGATCTGCAAGCGCACGCCGAATCACGCGTACGAGGCGATGGAGTGCATCGGCGGCAGCGGCGTCATGGAGGACAGCCCGATGCCGCGCCTGCTGCGGGAATCCCCGATCAATGCGATCTGGGAAGGCAGCGGAAACATCCAGTGCCTGGACGTGCTGCGCGCGATGAAAAACACGCCGAACGTGCTCGAGGCGTTCTTCGCCGAGCTCGGCCGCGCCCGCGGCGCGGATGCGACGCTCGACCGCTACGTGGCCGATCTTCGCGACGAGTTCTCGGACATGGGCGACATCGAGTATCGCGCCCGCGATCTCGTCGGGCGCATGGCGCTGGCGCTGCAGGCGTCCTTGCTGGCGCAGCACGCGCCGCCGTTCGTCGCCGACGCGTTCTGCGCGTCGCGGCTCGGCGGCGGCGAGCACCACAACTACGGAAGTCTCGCTCGCGGCGTCGATTGCGCGGCAATCATCGAGAGGGCCACGCCGCTGGCCGGCTGA
- a CDS encoding acyl-CoA dehydrogenase family protein produces the protein MEFGFTSEQDDVRTAAEKIFADLCKPELLPDCERALEHFDRELWKELARAGLLGVAIPESHGGMGFGIAELAILLEQAGRYVAPVPLFPVLLLGALPVVQFGSASQKDRWLPDVATGKTLLTGAIAESDSRDAEKPSTRARADGDGFVLDGVKICVPMAKTAARILVPASTAGGQVVLALVSPEADGVSFEAQELTTGEIAYRVALSAVKVSADDVLVGPDGGAAALAWIVDHAIAGLCAMELGAAERALRMTAKYTSERKQFGKVIATFQAVAQRAADAYIDVEAIRLTTWQAVWRLAEKLPARRELSIAKYWASEGGHRACYAAQHLHGGIGVDKDYPLHRYYLLSKRIELTLGGAQEHLARVGAMLAAG, from the coding sequence ATGGAATTCGGTTTCACGAGCGAACAGGACGACGTACGCACGGCTGCCGAGAAGATTTTCGCCGACCTGTGCAAGCCGGAGCTGCTTCCCGATTGCGAGCGTGCGCTCGAGCATTTCGACAGGGAGCTTTGGAAGGAGCTGGCCCGCGCCGGGCTGCTCGGCGTCGCGATTCCGGAGAGCCACGGCGGCATGGGGTTCGGCATCGCCGAGCTTGCGATCCTGCTCGAGCAGGCCGGACGCTACGTGGCGCCGGTTCCGCTGTTTCCGGTGCTGCTGCTCGGTGCGCTGCCGGTCGTCCAGTTCGGCAGCGCGTCGCAGAAAGACCGCTGGCTGCCTGACGTCGCGACGGGAAAGACTCTGCTGACGGGGGCGATTGCCGAATCCGACTCGCGTGACGCGGAAAAACCATCGACGCGGGCTCGCGCCGACGGCGACGGCTTCGTGCTCGACGGGGTCAAGATCTGCGTACCGATGGCGAAGACCGCCGCGCGCATCCTCGTTCCGGCATCGACGGCCGGCGGCCAGGTCGTCCTCGCGCTCGTTTCTCCGGAAGCCGACGGTGTTTCGTTCGAGGCGCAGGAGCTGACGACGGGTGAGATCGCGTACCGGGTGGCGCTGTCTGCTGTGAAAGTTTCAGCCGACGACGTGCTGGTTGGACCGGACGGTGGAGCGGCTGCGCTCGCGTGGATCGTCGATCACGCGATCGCGGGACTTTGCGCGATGGAGCTCGGTGCGGCCGAAAGGGCGCTGCGAATGACGGCGAAGTACACGTCCGAGCGCAAGCAGTTCGGCAAAGTCATCGCGACGTTCCAGGCCGTCGCCCAGCGGGCGGCCGACGCGTACATCGACGTCGAGGCGATCCGCCTGACGACGTGGCAGGCCGTATGGCGGCTCGCAGAGAAGCTCCCGGCCCGGCGCGAGCTCTCGATCGCGAAGTATTGGGCGAGCGAGGGCGGCCACCGCGCCTGCTACGCCGCGCAGCACCTGCACGGCGGAATCGGCGTCGACAAGGACTATCCGCTGCACCGCTATTACCTGCTGTCCAAGCGCATCGAGCTGACGCTCGGAGGCGCGCAGGAGCACCTGGCCAGGGTCGGGGCGATGCTCGCGGCCGGGTGA